Proteins encoded together in one Acipenser ruthenus chromosome 22, fAciRut3.2 maternal haplotype, whole genome shotgun sequence window:
- the LOC117412871 gene encoding disintegrin and metalloproteinase domain-containing protein 19-like isoform X1: MDRRAKQSIWFNVLPFKVQYLIYFISITVWNHAGAGYATFRDSGWMDHQTHKLDHIVQYETIIPQWLTPARLRRSVLTNMYPSGAEIKVTAQGKDLILQIERNEQLFAPAYTETRYSSNGPQTSSPQNSEHCFYHGSVRGMEHSSVAMSTCKGLRGLIAVNSSLSYLIEPLHEGEEQHLIYRIEHLRLRRGTCGHKHEGQEWDPSRDITGFTHRTLPRREKRDVMKNMKYVELLIVADNAEFQKLNSDYEKTKMKILEAANYVDKFYKALNIRIALIGLEIWTDRDQISVSENPYSTLGAFLTWRRKQLIHRKNDNAQLITGVAFQGTTVGLAPLMAMCSEYQSGGINSDHSDNAIGVAATMAHEMGHNFGMNHDATGCCLASPEDGGCIMAAAIGHPFPKVFNRCNEKELQKYLGTGGGKCLFNMPDTKAMYGGQRCGNGYLEEGEECDCGEVNECSSPCCNANNCTLKVGAQCAHGVCCDNCKLKSPGNLCRKPSGSCDLPEYCDGKSESCPANFYLMDGSPCQGGGAYCYNGMCLTLEQQCLSLWGRGAKPAPDACFQRVNEAGDTYGNCGKDMYGKYRKCETRHAKCGKIQCQTSATKPVETNAVSIDTTVTHNGQRIKCKGTHVYRSEQDVDTLDPGLVMTGTKCGENEICFEGECRSSSFLKAGECEKKCSGHGSCNNNHNCHCEADWSPPLCDKPGLGGSVDSGPVSSQSDWLLVLLLVPLALLCLCVLGISLYCCYKHRNSLQEKPPTPLPKPKELSNADAGLDPKTAVTGHANPTFKLKTQDDNDKETGPTCSPAFPPKGRLPITRPTCSPPEVPSSLAKPALKKLEPQHSAVKALVSPRTPPPTDTRQRQAPPSRPPPPCPVVRPPKESQQSNIPLALTSETKLNTKKALMPPAGQIQNSRYHKEVDTR, from the exons ATGGATCGAAGGGCAAAACAAAGCATCTGGTTTAATGTATTGCCGTTTAAAGtgcaatatttaatatatttcattTCTATCACCGTTTGGAATCATGCTGGAGCCGGGTATGCCACATTTAGAG ATAGCGGATGGATGGACCATCAGACCCACAAGCTAGACCACATAGTGCAATATGAAACCATCATCCCTCAGTGGTTGACTCCTGCCCGCTTAAGGAGATCAGTCTTAACAAATATG tatCCTTCAGGAGCAGAGATCAAAGTAACTGCCCAAGGAAAAGATCTGATTTTACAGATTGAAAGGAACGA GCAGCTTTTTGCACCTGCGTATACAGAGACTCGATATAGCTCCAATGGACCACAAACATCCTCCCCACAAAACTCT GAGCATTGTTTTTACCACGGCAGTGTGAGGGGAATGGAGCACTCTAGCGTGGCAATGAGCACCTGCAAAGGGTTACG GGGTCTTATAGCTGTGAACAGCAGCCTGAGTTACTTGATAGAGCCCCTGCACGAGGGTGAGGAGCAGCACCTGATCTACCGCATCGAGCACCTGCGCTTGAGAAGGGGGACCTGCGGACATAAGCATGAGGGGCAGGAGTGGGACCCGTCCCGGGACATCACTGGATTCACACACAGGACCTTGCCTCGCAGG gaaaagAGAGATGTTATGAAAAACATGAAATATGTTGAGCTGTTAATTGTAGCGGATAATGCTGAG TTTCAGAAGCTCAATTCTGATTATGAGAAGACCAAGATGAAGATTCTGGAAGCTGCTAACTATGTAGACAAG TTTTACAAAGCTCTCAATATCCGGATAGCCCTGATTGGCCTGGAGATCTGGACGGACAGAGACCAGATCAGCGTCTCTGAGAACCCCTACAGCACGCTGGGGGCCTTCCTGACATGGAGACGAAAGCAGCTCATCCACAGGAAGAACGACAATGCACAGCTCATCAC tgGGGTTGCTTTCCAGGGCACTACTGTTGGTCTGGCCCCTCTAATGGCCATGTGTTCCGAGTACCAGTCCGGTGGCATCAACTCG GATCACTCCGACAATGCGATTGGAGTGGCCGCCACCATGGCCCACGAGATGGGGCACAACTTTGGGATGAACCATGATGCTACCGGCTGCTGCTTAGCAAGCCCTGAGGATGGAGGCTGTATCATGGCTGCAGCCATAGG CCATCCATTCCCAAAAGTTTTTAACAGGTGCAACGAGAAGGAGCTGCAGAAGTACCTGGGAACGGGAGGAGGGAAGTGTCTCTTCAACATGCCCGACACGAAGGCTATGTACGGAGGGCAGCGGTGTGGGAACGGATACCTGGAGGAGGGCGAGGAGTGCGACTGTGGAGAAGTGAAC GAGTGCTCCAGCCCCTGCTGCAATGCCAATAACTGTACGCTGAAGGTGGGAGCACAGTGCGCTCATGGAGTATGCTGTGACAACTGCAAG CTGAAGAGCCCAGGAAACCTGTGCAGGAAGCCGTCCGGGTCATGTGACCTCCCGGAATACTGCGATGGGAAGTCAGAATCCTGTCCTGCCAATTTCTACCTGATGGACGGCAGTCCCTGTCAGGGGGGCGGGGCTTACTGCTACAACGGCATGTGTCTGACTTTGGAGCAACAGTGCCTGTCGCTCTGGGGCCGTG GAGCTAAGCCCGCCCCGGACGCCTGCTTTCAGCGTGTTAATGAGGCTGGCGACACCTACGGGAATTGTGGGAAAGACATGTATGGCAAATACAGGAAGTGTGAGACAAG GCATGCAAAATGTGGGAAGATCCAGTGCCAGACCTCGGCTACTAAGCCAGTGGAAACCAATGCTGTTTCCATAGATACCACGGTAACCCACAACGGACAGAGAATCAAGTGCAAAGGGACCCACGTGTACCGATCAGAACAGGACGTAGACACCCTGGACCCAGGGCTTGTCATGACTGGAACAAAGTGTGGGGAGAACGAG ATATGCTTCGAAGGGGAATGCCGTAGCTCCTCCTTTCTCAAAGCTGGTGAATGTGAAAAGAAGTGCAGCGGACACGGG tcTTGCAACAACAATCACAACTGTCACTGTGAGGCAGACTGGTCCCCTCCGCTCTGTGACAAACCGGGGCTGGGCGGCAGTGTGGACAGCGGCCCTGTGTCTTCACAAA GTGATTGGCTGCTGGTGCTGTTGCTCGTACCTCTGGcgctgctgtgtctgtgtgtgctggggatcaGCCTGTACTGCTGCTACAAACACAGGAACAGCTTGCAGGAGAAGCCCCCTACTCCTCTACCCAAACCAAAGGAATTAAG CAATGCAGATGCCGGGCTTGATCCAAAAACTGCTGTCACTGGCCACGCTAACCCCACtttcaaactgaaaacacaagacGACAATGACAAGGAG ACCGGCCCTACCTGCAGTCCTGCTTTTCCTCCGAAGGGGAGGTTGCCCATTACGAGGCCGACCTGCAGTCCCCCAGAAGTGCCTTCTTCATTAGCTAAGCCAGCTCTGAAGAAGCTAGAGCCCCAGCACTCCGCAGTCAAAGCGCTCGTGTCTCCCAGAACCCCGCCCCCGACAGACACAAGACAGAGACAGGCTCCGCCCAGCAGACCGCCGCCTCCCTGTCCAGTGGTCAGGCCTCCCAAG gaatCCCAACAATCAAATATACCTCTTGCATTGACCAGTGAGACCAAGTTAAATACTAAAAAAGCATTGATGCCACCTGCTGGTCAGATCCAGAACAGCAG ATATCATAAAGAAGTCGACACAAGATGA
- the LOC117412871 gene encoding disintegrin and metalloproteinase domain-containing protein 19-like isoform X3, translating to MEHSSVAMSTCKGLRGLIAVNSSLSYLIEPLHEGEEQHLIYRIEHLRLRRGTCGHKHEGQEWDPSRDITGFTHRTLPRREKRDVMKNMKYVELLIVADNAEFQKLNSDYEKTKMKILEAANYVDKFYKALNIRIALIGLEIWTDRDQISVSENPYSTLGAFLTWRRKQLIHRKNDNAQLITGVAFQGTTVGLAPLMAMCSEYQSGGINSDHSDNAIGVAATMAHEMGHNFGMNHDATGCCLASPEDGGCIMAAAIGHPFPKVFNRCNEKELQKYLGTGGGKCLFNMPDTKAMYGGQRCGNGYLEEGEECDCGEVNECSSPCCNANNCTLKVGAQCAHGVCCDNCKLKSPGNLCRKPSGSCDLPEYCDGKSESCPANFYLMDGSPCQGGGAYCYNGMCLTLEQQCLSLWGRGAKPAPDACFQRVNEAGDTYGNCGKDMYGKYRKCETRHAKCGKIQCQTSATKPVETNAVSIDTTVTHNGQRIKCKGTHVYRSEQDVDTLDPGLVMTGTKCGENEICFEGECRSSSFLKAGECEKKCSGHGSCNNNHNCHCEADWSPPLCDKPGLGGSVDSGPVSSQSDWLLVLLLVPLALLCLCVLGISLYCCYKHRNSLQEKPPTPLPKPKELSNADAGLDPKTAVTGHANPTFKLKTQDDNDKETGPTCSPAFPPKGRLPITRPTCSPPEVPSSLAKPALKKLEPQHSAVKALVSPRTPPPTDTRQRQAPPSRPPPPCPVVRPPKESQQSNIPLALTSETKLNTKKALMPPAGQIQNSRYHKEVDTR from the exons ATGGAGCACTCTAGCGTGGCAATGAGCACCTGCAAAGGGTTACG GGGTCTTATAGCTGTGAACAGCAGCCTGAGTTACTTGATAGAGCCCCTGCACGAGGGTGAGGAGCAGCACCTGATCTACCGCATCGAGCACCTGCGCTTGAGAAGGGGGACCTGCGGACATAAGCATGAGGGGCAGGAGTGGGACCCGTCCCGGGACATCACTGGATTCACACACAGGACCTTGCCTCGCAGG gaaaagAGAGATGTTATGAAAAACATGAAATATGTTGAGCTGTTAATTGTAGCGGATAATGCTGAG TTTCAGAAGCTCAATTCTGATTATGAGAAGACCAAGATGAAGATTCTGGAAGCTGCTAACTATGTAGACAAG TTTTACAAAGCTCTCAATATCCGGATAGCCCTGATTGGCCTGGAGATCTGGACGGACAGAGACCAGATCAGCGTCTCTGAGAACCCCTACAGCACGCTGGGGGCCTTCCTGACATGGAGACGAAAGCAGCTCATCCACAGGAAGAACGACAATGCACAGCTCATCAC tgGGGTTGCTTTCCAGGGCACTACTGTTGGTCTGGCCCCTCTAATGGCCATGTGTTCCGAGTACCAGTCCGGTGGCATCAACTCG GATCACTCCGACAATGCGATTGGAGTGGCCGCCACCATGGCCCACGAGATGGGGCACAACTTTGGGATGAACCATGATGCTACCGGCTGCTGCTTAGCAAGCCCTGAGGATGGAGGCTGTATCATGGCTGCAGCCATAGG CCATCCATTCCCAAAAGTTTTTAACAGGTGCAACGAGAAGGAGCTGCAGAAGTACCTGGGAACGGGAGGAGGGAAGTGTCTCTTCAACATGCCCGACACGAAGGCTATGTACGGAGGGCAGCGGTGTGGGAACGGATACCTGGAGGAGGGCGAGGAGTGCGACTGTGGAGAAGTGAAC GAGTGCTCCAGCCCCTGCTGCAATGCCAATAACTGTACGCTGAAGGTGGGAGCACAGTGCGCTCATGGAGTATGCTGTGACAACTGCAAG CTGAAGAGCCCAGGAAACCTGTGCAGGAAGCCGTCCGGGTCATGTGACCTCCCGGAATACTGCGATGGGAAGTCAGAATCCTGTCCTGCCAATTTCTACCTGATGGACGGCAGTCCCTGTCAGGGGGGCGGGGCTTACTGCTACAACGGCATGTGTCTGACTTTGGAGCAACAGTGCCTGTCGCTCTGGGGCCGTG GAGCTAAGCCCGCCCCGGACGCCTGCTTTCAGCGTGTTAATGAGGCTGGCGACACCTACGGGAATTGTGGGAAAGACATGTATGGCAAATACAGGAAGTGTGAGACAAG GCATGCAAAATGTGGGAAGATCCAGTGCCAGACCTCGGCTACTAAGCCAGTGGAAACCAATGCTGTTTCCATAGATACCACGGTAACCCACAACGGACAGAGAATCAAGTGCAAAGGGACCCACGTGTACCGATCAGAACAGGACGTAGACACCCTGGACCCAGGGCTTGTCATGACTGGAACAAAGTGTGGGGAGAACGAG ATATGCTTCGAAGGGGAATGCCGTAGCTCCTCCTTTCTCAAAGCTGGTGAATGTGAAAAGAAGTGCAGCGGACACGGG tcTTGCAACAACAATCACAACTGTCACTGTGAGGCAGACTGGTCCCCTCCGCTCTGTGACAAACCGGGGCTGGGCGGCAGTGTGGACAGCGGCCCTGTGTCTTCACAAA GTGATTGGCTGCTGGTGCTGTTGCTCGTACCTCTGGcgctgctgtgtctgtgtgtgctggggatcaGCCTGTACTGCTGCTACAAACACAGGAACAGCTTGCAGGAGAAGCCCCCTACTCCTCTACCCAAACCAAAGGAATTAAG CAATGCAGATGCCGGGCTTGATCCAAAAACTGCTGTCACTGGCCACGCTAACCCCACtttcaaactgaaaacacaagacGACAATGACAAGGAG ACCGGCCCTACCTGCAGTCCTGCTTTTCCTCCGAAGGGGAGGTTGCCCATTACGAGGCCGACCTGCAGTCCCCCAGAAGTGCCTTCTTCATTAGCTAAGCCAGCTCTGAAGAAGCTAGAGCCCCAGCACTCCGCAGTCAAAGCGCTCGTGTCTCCCAGAACCCCGCCCCCGACAGACACAAGACAGAGACAGGCTCCGCCCAGCAGACCGCCGCCTCCCTGTCCAGTGGTCAGGCCTCCCAAG gaatCCCAACAATCAAATATACCTCTTGCATTGACCAGTGAGACCAAGTTAAATACTAAAAAAGCATTGATGCCACCTGCTGGTCAGATCCAGAACAGCAG ATATCATAAAGAAGTCGACACAAGATGA
- the LOC117412871 gene encoding disintegrin and metalloproteinase domain-containing protein 19-like isoform X2, translating to MDRRAKQSIWFNVLPFKVQYLIYFISITVWNHAGAGYATFRDSGWMDHQTHKLDHIVQYETIIPQWLTPARLRRSVLTNMYPSGAEIKVTAQGKDLILQIERNEQLFAPAYTETRYSSNGPQTSSPQNSEHCFYHGSVRGMEHSSVAMSTCKGLRGLIAVNSSLSYLIEPLHEGEEQHLIYRIEHLRLRRGTCGHKHEGQEWDPSRDITGFTHRTLPRREKRDVMKNMKYVELLIVADNAEFQKLNSDYEKTKMKILEAANYVDKFYKALNIRIALIGLEIWTDRDQISVSENPYSTLGAFLTWRRKQLIHRKNDNAQLITGVAFQGTTVGLAPLMAMCSEYQSGGINSDHSDNAIGVAATMAHEMGHNFGMNHDATGCCLASPEDGGCIMAAAIGHPFPKVFNRCNEKELQKYLGTGGGKCLFNMPDTKAMYGGQRCGNGYLEEGEECDCGEVNECSSPCCNANNCTLKVGAQCAHGVCCDNCKLKSPGNLCRKPSGSCDLPEYCDGKSESCPANFYLMDGSPCQGGGAYCYNGMCLTLEQQCLSLWGRGAKPAPDACFQRVNEAGDTYGNCGKDMYGKYRKCETRHAKCGKIQCQTSATKPVETNAVSIDTTVTHNGQRIKCKGTHVYRSEQDVDTLDPGLVMTGTKCGENEICFEGECRSSSFLKAGECEKKCSGHGSCNNNHNCHCEADWSPPLCDKPGLGGSVDSGPVSSQSDWLLVLLLVPLALLCLCVLGISLYCCYKHRNSLQEKPPTPLPKPKELSNADAGLDPKTAVTGHANPTFKLKTQDDNDKETGPTCSPAFPPKGRLPITRPTCSPPEVPSSLAKPALKKLEPQHSAVKALVSPRTPPPTDTRQRQAPPSRPPPPCPVVRPPKESQQSNIPLALTSETKLNTKKALMPPAGQIQNSR from the exons ATGGATCGAAGGGCAAAACAAAGCATCTGGTTTAATGTATTGCCGTTTAAAGtgcaatatttaatatatttcattTCTATCACCGTTTGGAATCATGCTGGAGCCGGGTATGCCACATTTAGAG ATAGCGGATGGATGGACCATCAGACCCACAAGCTAGACCACATAGTGCAATATGAAACCATCATCCCTCAGTGGTTGACTCCTGCCCGCTTAAGGAGATCAGTCTTAACAAATATG tatCCTTCAGGAGCAGAGATCAAAGTAACTGCCCAAGGAAAAGATCTGATTTTACAGATTGAAAGGAACGA GCAGCTTTTTGCACCTGCGTATACAGAGACTCGATATAGCTCCAATGGACCACAAACATCCTCCCCACAAAACTCT GAGCATTGTTTTTACCACGGCAGTGTGAGGGGAATGGAGCACTCTAGCGTGGCAATGAGCACCTGCAAAGGGTTACG GGGTCTTATAGCTGTGAACAGCAGCCTGAGTTACTTGATAGAGCCCCTGCACGAGGGTGAGGAGCAGCACCTGATCTACCGCATCGAGCACCTGCGCTTGAGAAGGGGGACCTGCGGACATAAGCATGAGGGGCAGGAGTGGGACCCGTCCCGGGACATCACTGGATTCACACACAGGACCTTGCCTCGCAGG gaaaagAGAGATGTTATGAAAAACATGAAATATGTTGAGCTGTTAATTGTAGCGGATAATGCTGAG TTTCAGAAGCTCAATTCTGATTATGAGAAGACCAAGATGAAGATTCTGGAAGCTGCTAACTATGTAGACAAG TTTTACAAAGCTCTCAATATCCGGATAGCCCTGATTGGCCTGGAGATCTGGACGGACAGAGACCAGATCAGCGTCTCTGAGAACCCCTACAGCACGCTGGGGGCCTTCCTGACATGGAGACGAAAGCAGCTCATCCACAGGAAGAACGACAATGCACAGCTCATCAC tgGGGTTGCTTTCCAGGGCACTACTGTTGGTCTGGCCCCTCTAATGGCCATGTGTTCCGAGTACCAGTCCGGTGGCATCAACTCG GATCACTCCGACAATGCGATTGGAGTGGCCGCCACCATGGCCCACGAGATGGGGCACAACTTTGGGATGAACCATGATGCTACCGGCTGCTGCTTAGCAAGCCCTGAGGATGGAGGCTGTATCATGGCTGCAGCCATAGG CCATCCATTCCCAAAAGTTTTTAACAGGTGCAACGAGAAGGAGCTGCAGAAGTACCTGGGAACGGGAGGAGGGAAGTGTCTCTTCAACATGCCCGACACGAAGGCTATGTACGGAGGGCAGCGGTGTGGGAACGGATACCTGGAGGAGGGCGAGGAGTGCGACTGTGGAGAAGTGAAC GAGTGCTCCAGCCCCTGCTGCAATGCCAATAACTGTACGCTGAAGGTGGGAGCACAGTGCGCTCATGGAGTATGCTGTGACAACTGCAAG CTGAAGAGCCCAGGAAACCTGTGCAGGAAGCCGTCCGGGTCATGTGACCTCCCGGAATACTGCGATGGGAAGTCAGAATCCTGTCCTGCCAATTTCTACCTGATGGACGGCAGTCCCTGTCAGGGGGGCGGGGCTTACTGCTACAACGGCATGTGTCTGACTTTGGAGCAACAGTGCCTGTCGCTCTGGGGCCGTG GAGCTAAGCCCGCCCCGGACGCCTGCTTTCAGCGTGTTAATGAGGCTGGCGACACCTACGGGAATTGTGGGAAAGACATGTATGGCAAATACAGGAAGTGTGAGACAAG GCATGCAAAATGTGGGAAGATCCAGTGCCAGACCTCGGCTACTAAGCCAGTGGAAACCAATGCTGTTTCCATAGATACCACGGTAACCCACAACGGACAGAGAATCAAGTGCAAAGGGACCCACGTGTACCGATCAGAACAGGACGTAGACACCCTGGACCCAGGGCTTGTCATGACTGGAACAAAGTGTGGGGAGAACGAG ATATGCTTCGAAGGGGAATGCCGTAGCTCCTCCTTTCTCAAAGCTGGTGAATGTGAAAAGAAGTGCAGCGGACACGGG tcTTGCAACAACAATCACAACTGTCACTGTGAGGCAGACTGGTCCCCTCCGCTCTGTGACAAACCGGGGCTGGGCGGCAGTGTGGACAGCGGCCCTGTGTCTTCACAAA GTGATTGGCTGCTGGTGCTGTTGCTCGTACCTCTGGcgctgctgtgtctgtgtgtgctggggatcaGCCTGTACTGCTGCTACAAACACAGGAACAGCTTGCAGGAGAAGCCCCCTACTCCTCTACCCAAACCAAAGGAATTAAG CAATGCAGATGCCGGGCTTGATCCAAAAACTGCTGTCACTGGCCACGCTAACCCCACtttcaaactgaaaacacaagacGACAATGACAAGGAG ACCGGCCCTACCTGCAGTCCTGCTTTTCCTCCGAAGGGGAGGTTGCCCATTACGAGGCCGACCTGCAGTCCCCCAGAAGTGCCTTCTTCATTAGCTAAGCCAGCTCTGAAGAAGCTAGAGCCCCAGCACTCCGCAGTCAAAGCGCTCGTGTCTCCCAGAACCCCGCCCCCGACAGACACAAGACAGAGACAGGCTCCGCCCAGCAGACCGCCGCCTCCCTGTCCAGTGGTCAGGCCTCCCAAG gaatCCCAACAATCAAATATACCTCTTGCATTGACCAGTGAGACCAAGTTAAATACTAAAAAAGCATTGATGCCACCTGCTGGTCAGATCCAGAACAGCAGGTAA